Proteins co-encoded in one Carassius auratus strain Wakin unplaced genomic scaffold, ASM336829v1 scaf_tig00215870, whole genome shotgun sequence genomic window:
- the LOC113096093 gene encoding protein odd-skipped-related 1, with amino-acid sequence MGSKTLPAPVPLHPSLQLANYSFLQTSNGLHLPADHMPSIYSFSALHAVHLHQWTLGYPPFTLPRCTFSKLPGLVDARFPLPSIPLFPHLVQPAKQESPGPGSGASSKSKPRFDFANLAAAATQDDALKAEDLSTNNGHVRSPSLGCLLDVAKLSSPERKPSRGRLPSKTKKEFVCKFCGRHFTKSYNLLIHERTHTDERPYTCDICHKAFRRQDHLRDHRYIHSKEKPFKCQECGKGFCQSRTLAVHKTLHMQVKELKPAKIK; translated from the exons ATGGGCAGTAAAACGCTCCCAGCACCCGTGCCCCTTCATCCTTCTCTGCAGCTGGCGAACTATTCCTTCCTTCAGACCTCCAACGGGCTGCATTTGCCTGCTGACCACATGCCCAGCATCTACAGTTTCAGTGCCTTGCACGCCGTCCACCTGCACCAGTGGACTCTGGGCTACCCACCGTTCACTTTGCCTCGATGTACCTTCTCCAAGCTGCCTGGCCTGGTGGATGCCCGCTTCCCTCTCCCCTCAATCCCTCTGTTTCCCCATCTTGTCCAGCCTGCCAAACAGGAGTCCCCCGGGCCTGGGTCTGGAGCGTCCAGCAAAAGCAAACCCCGTTTTGACTTTGCCAACCTGGCGGCGGCCGCCACGCAGGATGACGCCCTGAAGGCAGAAGATCTGAGCACTAACAACGGGCACGTGCGCTCGCCTTCATTAGGCTGCCTGCTGGATGTGGCCAAGCTCTCCTCACCGGAAAGAAAACCAAGCCGAGGACGACTCCCATCCAAGACGAAAAAGGAGTTTGTGTGCAAGTTCTGTGGCCGCCACTTCACCAAGTCCTACAACCTGTTGATCCACGAGCGCACGCACACAGATGAGCGACCGTACACTTGTGACATCTGTCATAAGGCCTTCAGGAGGCAGGACCACCTGAGAGACCACAG GTACATCCATTCCAAAGAGAAGCCATTTAAATGCCAGGAGTGTGGAAAGGGTTTCTGTCAGTCCAGAACTCTTGCTGTCCACAAAACATTACACATGCAGGTCAAGGAGCTCAAACCAGCCAAGATAAAGTGA